DNA from Halobaculum sp. XH14:
GTCCCGGAGAATGAGGAACGCGATGCCCCCCAGGTCCCGGGTCTCGTGGACCCAGCCGGCGACGGTGACCTCGTCGCCCGGCTCGGCGTCGGCCGTGTAGGTTCTTCCCTGCATACGCGTTCGTTCCGCCTCACGGGGCTTAAAAACGGTCGATTCGAGGGCGTCGGGGGGTGCCCGCGCTCAAAACGCTTTGTTCGGTATCGTTCGTTAAGATCCTGATTCGAGAAAATACCGGCTAGTTTATGCGGATTCGGCAACTACGTTGCACCAACGGAAGTGACTCGTCATGAACCACGACACGATCATCATCGGCGGACGGGGCGTCGGGGAGACGCTCGCGGAGGAGCTATCGGACGGGGGCGGCGAGGTGGCGTTCCTCGGCGAGGATCACCGCGCGGTCGAGCGCGCCGAGGCGGCCGGCGCCGACGCGCGGGTCGTGGATCTGCGATCCGGGTCCGCGCTCGACCGCGAGGGGCTCGACGGCCCGGCCGTCGTCATCGCGGCCTCCCGGGAGGACCGCCGAAACCTCCTCGTCGCACAGCTCGTTCGCGTCCGGCGGGCCGACCGCGTCATCGCGCTCGTGAACGACCCGGAGAACGTGGACGCGTTCGACGACGCGGGCGTGGAGCCGGTCTGTGCCTCGACCGCCCTGGCGTCCGCACTCGACAGGAAGCGGCGCGGCGAGGAGGTGTTCGAGACGGAGGAGGACTCCGAGGACCACCGGCGGTCGACGAACGAGGACGAGCGGTTGCGCTCGCGCGGGGGAGGTGACGCGTAGTGCCGAAAGGACTCGAACGCGACCTGGGCCTGTTCTCGGTGCTCGCCATCAGCATCGGGGCGATGATCGGCAGCGGCATCTTCATCCTCCCGGCCGTGGCCGTCGAGTACGCCGGCCCGGCGGTCGTGCTCGCGTACGTGCTCGCCGGTCTCGTCGTGCTCCCCGCGGCGCTCTCGAAGGCGGAGATGGCCACCGCGATGCCCGAATCCGGCGGCACGTACCTGTTCATCGAGCGCGGGATGGGCCCGCTGCTCGGCACGGTCGCCGGCATCGGGACGTGGTTCGCGCTGTCGTTCAAGGGCGGGCTGGCGCTGGTGGGCGGGGTGCCGTACATCCTCTACCAGTTCAACGTCCCCCCGAGCATCACGACGCCGCTGGCGCTCACGCTCGCCACGATCCTCGTCCTCGTGAACCTGCTCGGCGCGAAGCAGACCGGCCGGGTGCAGGTCGCCATCGTCGCCATCATGCTCGTCGCGCTCGGCTGGTTCGCGGTCGGGGGGACTCCCGCGGTCGACATGGTGAACTACGGCGGGTTCTTCGACAGCGGCGCCGGCGGCATCCTCGCGGCGACCGGCCTCGTGTTCGTCTCGTACGCCGGCGTGACGAAGGTGGCGAGCGTCGCCGAGGAGATCGAGAACCCCGGGCGGAACATCCCCATCGGCATCCTCGGCTCGCTCGCGTTCACCACGGTGCTGTACGCGCTCATCGTGTTCGTCATGCTCGGCGTCACCGAGCGGTCCGCGATCGCCGACTCCACCGCGCCGATGGCGGTCGCCGCGGAGGCCGCGCTCGGCCCCGCGGGCGTGATCGCGGTCATCATCGCGGCGCTGCTCGCGCTCGTGAGCACGGCCAACGCGGGCGTGCTCTCCTCCTCGCGCTACCCGTTCGCGATGGCGCGGGACGACCTCGTCCCCCCGTCGCTCGGCGAGATCCACGAGCGGTTCAACACGCCGAGCACGTCCATCCTGCTCACCGGCGCGGTGCTGCTCCTGCTCATCGCGTTCGTGCCACTGGAGAGCATCGCCAAACTGGCGAGCGCGTTCCAGATCCTCGTGTTCGTCCTCATCAACGTCGCCGTGATCGCGTTCCGCCGCGGCACGATGGAGTACGAACCGTCGTTCGAGTCGCCGCTGTACCCGTGGATGCAGGGGTTCGGCGTGGTCGGCGGGATCGTCCTGCTCACGCAGATGGGGACCGTGCCGCTCGTCGGCGCAGTCGTCATCACGGG
Protein-coding regions in this window:
- a CDS encoding NAD-binding protein, with the translated sequence MNHDTIIIGGRGVGETLAEELSDGGGEVAFLGEDHRAVERAEAAGADARVVDLRSGSALDREGLDGPAVVIAASREDRRNLLVAQLVRVRRADRVIALVNDPENVDAFDDAGVEPVCASTALASALDRKRRGEEVFETEEDSEDHRRSTNEDERLRSRGGGDA
- a CDS encoding amino acid permease; the encoded protein is MPKGLERDLGLFSVLAISIGAMIGSGIFILPAVAVEYAGPAVVLAYVLAGLVVLPAALSKAEMATAMPESGGTYLFIERGMGPLLGTVAGIGTWFALSFKGGLALVGGVPYILYQFNVPPSITTPLALTLATILVLVNLLGAKQTGRVQVAIVAIMLVALGWFAVGGTPAVDMVNYGGFFDSGAGGILAATGLVFVSYAGVTKVASVAEEIENPGRNIPIGILGSLAFTTVLYALIVFVMLGVTERSAIADSTAPMAVAAEAALGPAGVIAVIIAALLALVSTANAGVLSSSRYPFAMARDDLVPPSLGEIHERFNTPSTSILLTGAVLLLLIAFVPLESIAKLASAFQILVFVLINVAVIAFRRGTMEYEPSFESPLYPWMQGFGVVGGIVLLTQMGTVPLVGAVVITGASVGWYFLYARGRVDREGAAVDAVRRELGRQALDRTREAVAPTGSGYEALVAVPEDMDPSHERALVDVAADLAAPQHGGVSVVRFDEVADQVPLAAAEEQSTEDVEFEERTDDIAAELDVDVPVRVSEVVSHDTRHALANHVESADVDVLVMEHEPGGLRERLFSSDVDWVLDHTDCDAVLVDDGAPESGGPRGGMDAPAGVGLGDVNVVSVLTDEGPYDPAKVAVADAVATAHDAEVRFEYSVDGFVSEEQRRVIDDYHEEIAGLCSAPVRTGFVLPDGGEVDFESEETDVLVTGVGAGEIIGRVDCPTLVVRPREETTPGRFARTLERWLL